Proteins encoded in a region of the Dreissena polymorpha isolate Duluth1 chromosome 6, UMN_Dpol_1.0, whole genome shotgun sequence genome:
- the LOC127835472 gene encoding major facilitator superfamily domain-containing protein 1-like → MGDAATERKPLLSKSSVGATGPPHDRYTSELASEYHQVKEKLITNRNRHNSISSNISSNESSPLLCGADKDSDVGYKHYITYGGICSGVSGVWGCDSQVAVSSLEPSINAIEERPDDDEIVENTDVLTCSPNTRLYRYGLLVFLCIAGLCEYITSESPSALQKHVVKDIDISETQYMGFYSTVQWAEIISSLAGGFMVDRIGNPISLVTSAGLITIAQTIFAVGALLRNYGTMFGARIFLGLVSSTLVIACDNLVVKWFHMKELNMVLGLKISFARASSVMTLNMMDPIYQQLLKCTVPWEALGFTLLSVAIMDKRADKLGFNKNNSNDENDNKKETEEQQSMTTCSDVRRFPASFWLIGISVSLYYMQLFPFVAQGELYFVKKYDRTLDEANAINSMVFLVGAVTIPLFGAAIDKVGRNLIWMLAGLFLSLASHLLLTFTFVEPYACTVLLGLGYSLVVTTWQPLVTYVIAPNHLGTAFGIAFTINSVCQAVNAYITGYIVDNMGYFVLEVFFIMFTTCSIVFTLLLYLRDASPGKWEF, encoded by the exons ATGGGAGATGCTGCGACAGAACGGAAACCCTTGTTATCGAAGTCGTCTGTAGGAGCAACCGGGCCACCCCATGATAGATATACTAGTGAGCTTGCAAGTGAATACCATCAAGTGAAAGAAAAACTAATAACGAACAGAAATAGACACAACTCAATATCAAGTAATATCTCATCAAACGAATCAAGTCCGCTGTTGTGCGGTGCCGACAAAGACAGTGACGTTGgttacaaacattacattacaTACGGCGGTATATGTTCAGGCGTATCCGGAGTTTGGGGTTGCGATTCCCAAGTTGCCGTTTCCAGTTTGGAACCATCGATTAATGCGATAGAAGAAAGGCCTGATGATGACGAAATCGTGGAGAATACAGACGTTTTGACGTGTTCACCAAATACACGGCTTTACAGATATGGTCTACTTGTGTTCTTGTGTATTGCAGGTTTAT GTGAATACATCACCAGTGAAAGTCCGTCGGCTCTTCAGAAGCACGTGGTTAAGGACATTGACATCTCCGAGACGCAGTACATGGGCTTTTACTCCACAGTCCAGTGGGCGGAAATCATCTCAAGTCTCGCGGGAGGCTTTATGGTGGACCGGATTGGCAACCCCATCAGTCTTGTTACCTCCGCCGGATTGATTACAATCGCGCAA ACGATATTTGCCGTAGGGGCTCTTCTCCGAAACTATGGGACGATGTTTGGTGCTCGCATATTCCTCGG ACTCGTATCAAGTACTTTGGTGATCGCTTGTGACAACTTGGTCGTTAAGTGGTTCCACATGAAGGAATTGAACATGGTGCTGGGTTTGAAAATCAGCTTTGCCCGAGCG AGTAGCGTTATGACCCTCAATATGATGGACCCCATATATCAGCAACTGTTGAAGTGCACTGTGCCATGGGAAGCTCTAGGATTTACCTTGTTATCAG TTGCGATCATGGACAAACGAGCAGACAAACTAGGGTTCAACAAGAATAACAGCAACGATGAAAATGACAACaaaaaag AGACGGAGGAGCAACAATCAATGACCACGTGTTCAGACGTGAGGCGCTTCCCAGCCTCGTTCTGGCTCATTGGTATCAGTGTATCTCTCTACTACATGCAGTTGTTTCCTTTCGTTGCCCAGGGAGA GCTGTACTTTGTTAAGAAATACGACCGAACCCTGGATGAAGCGAACGCAATCAATAG CATGGTTTTCCTCGTCGGGGCAGTGACGATACCGCTTTTTGGAGCTGCAATAGACAAAGTGGGCCGAAATCTTATCTGGATGTTGGCCGGACTGTTTCTCTCTTTAGCCAGTCACCTTTTACTGACATTCACATTTGTAGAACCATATGCATGCACG GTTTTATTAGGACTCGGTTATTCACTGGTTGTGACCACTTGGCAGCCGCTTGTGACGTATGTTATAGCGCCCAATCATCTTGGAACCGCGTTTGGCAT tGCGTTTACAATAAACTCAGTGTGTCAGGCCGTGAACGCCTATATTACAGGCTACATTGTAGATAACATGGGATATTTTGTGCTGGAGGTCTTCTTCATTATGTTCACCACTT gcTCGATAGTATTCACCTTATTGCTGTATTTGAGAGACGCATCTCCAGGTAAGTGGGAATTCTGA